The segment AATTGGAGATAAGTAAATCAGCTACAAAATTTAATAGTGATTGTAAAAGAAATAGAACTTTTGATTCAATAAACAAACCTAACTATTTAAAGGCAAATTTCTTACCTATACCTTGGGGAATTTGGCCTTATGAAGGGAAACTTTTACTAATTTTGATAGGTATTTGGTCTGTTTTAGGTTTATTTATTCTTGGCTCTGCTAGTTGGTGGGTGGCTAGCAAGGAAATGGGGGATTGGGCGTATTATTTAAAAAGACAAATTATTTGGTGTATTCCTGGATTAACTTTTTTTTATTTTGTTTTAAATACAAATATTAGAGATCTTTTAAAAATTTCAAAAATTATTTTTTACTTTTTAATTTTCTTGATAATTTTAACAATATTCTTTGGCAGTACAGTTAACGGTTCTTCAAGATGGTTAATTCTAGGTCCTCTACAAATTCAACCATCTGAATTAATAAAACCTTTTTCAATATTGGAAGGAGCCAACTTATTTGCTCATTGGAATTTAGTTAAAAATAATAGAAAAATTATTTCATTAAGCACCTTTGGGTTTCTAATTTTACTAATAATGAAGCAGCCAAATTTAAGTACCGCAGGTTTAACAGGAATTCTTTTTTGGGTGATGGGTTTATGTGGGGGAGTTAAATTCAGTTCACTCTTATCAGTAGCTTCATTAGGAGTTTTAAGTGGTTGTATTAGTATTTTGAGTAATGAGTATCAAAAGCTAAGAGTCATATCATTCATAGATCCTTGGAAAGATTCAGAGGGTAATGGCTATCAATTAATTCAGAGTTTACTAGCGATTGGTTCAGGAGGATTATTTGGACAAGGATTTGGGTTATCTACACAAAAATTACAATATTTACCAATTCAAAGCACAGATTTCATTTTTGCTATTTTTGCAGAAGAATTTGGTTTATTAGGATCAACATTATTGTTGAGCTTTTTAGCTCTTTTTTCTTATATAAGCTTAAGAATCGCTATAAAATGTAGGAATAATTATACAAAGTTAGTTGCTATT is part of the Prochlorococcus marinus subsp. pastoris str. CCMP1986 genome and harbors:
- a CDS encoding FtsW/RodA/SpoVE family cell cycle protein → MEISKSATKFNSDCKRNRTFDSINKPNYLKANFLPIPWGIWPYEGKLLLILIGIWSVLGLFILGSASWWVASKEMGDWAYYLKRQIIWCIPGLTFFYFVLNTNIRDLLKISKIIFYFLIFLIILTIFFGSTVNGSSRWLILGPLQIQPSELIKPFSILEGANLFAHWNLVKNNRKIISLSTFGFLILLIMKQPNLSTAGLTGILFWVMGLCGGVKFSSLLSVASLGVLSGCISILSNEYQKLRVISFIDPWKDSEGNGYQLIQSLLAIGSGGLFGQGFGLSTQKLQYLPIQSTDFIFAIFAEEFGLLGSTLLLSFLALFSYISLRIAIKCRNNYTKLVAIGCVTLVIGQSIMHIAVATGTMPTTGLPLPFVSYGGNSLLSSFFVIGMLLRCSLESTGHIGMISARKSLH